The sequence AAATAAGTTTTGAAACATTTCATTAATATACAATATATTCAATAATCTCTTATGTCATTATTGTTGACATGGAAAGTATTGTAAAAGCTCGTAAAGTCACGCCAATATTTCTATTGTAAATGTCATTCTTTCATGAATAAATCTctagtagaaaaaaaaacttgacTTATTtctaacaaacaaaaaaatatacttTTGCTTTTAAATATTGTACTTTTCAAATTTAGTAACAGTATGAATGACAGAATAACTTAAATAAATCTCTTTAGTCTGACAACTATAACTAGACAAAAACGAATCTAATTTACAGATGAGTATTATAAAAAAACCAGTGGTTTATgttaaatgaattcattgtaaatGGATACAACTAACTTAAATGTACATAGTGAATTTTGGTAATTCTGTAAGAATATTGTATAATTAGAAGGCAGTaatgaattacttacttatataAGTCTTCTATCTCTTGTGGATCACCGGTTGCCGACCAGGGTTCTCTAAACAACTTTACCGCAGGAATTCACAAGAGTATGCAATAGCGGTTCAATATGAGATCAAacaaatgatgatgatttgtCTAGGGTCAATAACATTATTTTTCAGTTCTACATTCCAATATTGACTAGTCTACCTTTTGAACTTTTCATTTACAAATTACTAACTGACTTCAGATCTAATTAGTTCCTCAGTTTAAGAATCCTCAATATTGTAAATTAAACATACATATTACAAATgtattccattttatttttattacaccTTCAAAGTATCTTCTATATCTCCTGAATAATTTGTTGATATCATGAGAGTATGCAACATATATCGTGTAGAATACAACTAATATTCAATAAGGAAGTTTCCGATATTCAGGAAGATCTTTAAATAATCCAATATCAGATATGTATTGGTGATTATGTTTAGATTTAATGAAATGACGAAATAATTCAAAAGAATCAGATCATCATGATATTGTTTTTCTAGTACAAATTCATCTGAAATACTGAATAGTTTGAAACAGTTATGAAACCAACTAAATTAGTTTAACTTATTTGAGTTTTCttgaaaacaacattttgaatatattaatgaAGTGACAAACATATGCTTCAAGAATCATCGATGATTTATAGTTATGATACTGTCTATGAAAAATTTCTTAAACTTATAGacacttttaaaaaaacataattaaataaacaatgaaagtgCTGGAtttgaacaatgaataaaaaatggaaaacttttacaatttgtttaaaataatgattCCTAACTATCACCAGGATACTAATTAGCTGTATTGAATAACGTTTTACTGGAATTTCACTGAAAGCTATTCAGTTATTGAGATCTATGTTTATCAGTAGATTTGGATTACGTAATTTAAACTATGTAGTAAAATTTCAGTTTTTCACACAAACGTATTTttaacaaagatggatggtggctaatagtggaatccaggacgcgcgtttcgtcctatttgggacttgtcagttggatgtacctgcatcctagaatTGATGCCCActctgagactcaaacccagttcCGTTTGCCATCGCTTATAAGTCCTAATAGCTACCTGCTTATGCAAGTTTCAATACACTtgttgttgtttgcttgtatctttctATTGTTGCTAACTGGATGACGCGACGGCCTTTAAAGTGAACagttctgggttcgagccccgggatAAACAAtaactctgtgatgcaggtacatccggctgacgagtcccgaatagaacgaaacgcgcattctggatcccactactagccaccatccatctttgctgatAATGCTCAGAACTTAAGGCAACATCGAtgtaatccgcacaggatgcacatatgccaataagagaccgttcaattgcaatcctaaccatcaatgaaaagatacaagcaaacaacaccaggTGAATTTAACTTATTTTAAACTTTTCCATCATTAAAAATTTCTTGGAAACAGTAAAATATCATGGTttaacattttataatttaGAATAACAGTTTAAAGtaaaaagaaattgaaaaatGGCATGATATATGGcacattcatttataatttaagTTCTTTACATTTGGCTTATATATATTACCTTGTCATGAAATGTCAACATATATAAattaggttgaaatcatgagtcagttgaagctagaccaccatggaaaacctggaagcactggacggccgttccgtcctagtacgggactcctcagcagtgcgcatccacgatcccgcaccacgcggggctcgaacccaggacctactggcttcgcgcgcgagcacttaaccactagaccactgagccggtatccaacggtgttaatgtctaacttccaggttttcaatggtggtctagcttcaactgactcatgatttcaacctatggaatttctaaaactctccacaaaacccattctgatatataAATTAGTAATGATTCTTGTTGTTTAGTTGATATGATGGTTTACAAACGAGTATCATCTTCTAACTGAAACTACATAGTTTTATCCTATAAGTTGGCATGCAGTTGTATTGAAATTCTTATAAATTTAGTACATTGATAAACATAATTTCATTCTAAAGAATAATCGTCAAAACGAAATTCTATGTGTGATTATTAAAGATTCAATTGGAAATTGAATGGGTAATCTATTAGAGTATATCTATTGTCATTAtctcatcattttttaaaaatgtgttACACTTCAAACATATCCTTTTGAACAGTATAATAGGCTTCTGAAACTTCTGGATCATGTATATTTCAACTATTATCAAACTTACGacattaaacaaaatgattaaCATCATAGATAAATTATTATAGGTTATGTAACTGCAAAACATTTAGGTAAATTAACAATGATAAATGCCAACATTTTTTGTATATCCTTAATTTAAATTACATCAAAGGGTTAGTTATAGTTACTACTTATTCATCTGCTATGTATTAGTACGTACAGTTCGAGATGATTTCTATTTTCttacaataatgaaaatgtATAATTTTAGTTCAACCATATTGAAAATATACATTGGATACTGTCATTAAAAATGTTAActtaatgaataaatgtttaatgtattcatttattGTGAATTAATCAAACAAATTTTCAAAACGAATAGTTGCTAGCAGAATAGAATTCAATTTTTTCTATGTATATAAATGtactttatataaataaacataatgttTTTAAGGGTAACAGATATAAAATGATTGAATAACATATGATATTTAAAATAGGTgatatttcatcaaaatcattagTAACAAATCGATGTCAAACCAAACTGATACAAACtgtcgtctaaatttgaacgaatagtttcacaatatttgagcgccgagttaatgtgagtcattaaagaggaaggatacgtatttgtaaaatctcagcaaaTGAACTATATATTCTTTCTCTTTAATGATTCAAAATGTTTTTGAATTATTCATAGTTGGGATGACATAAGGAGCTGGTATCTTCAAATCTTAGCTAATATTTGTAAACTATGCAACTTGCTGTATAGCAAACAAAacatttgaaatattcccaaatattttgataaagatTTAGCTATTAAAAATAAACTCTGACTACGGGTCTCACTTATTTACTAACACCTAATTCATCTattggagcatagaccgcctaCCAGGGATATTTATGCAGCTCTTTCACGAGCTCTCGCTTTCAGTTATTGCCAAATGCCTTGAAGATTTCAAGTTAGTGTTTGCCCAGTGATATAATTTGACCATTGTCGTAGAAACGGACCTATCCAACACgagcgtcttttcctaatttccacaTTAGCTGAAACCTAGTCTGTTCTATGCCGCAACAGACtattgctgatgatatccggtcaacGAATTTGGAATATCTTGTGGAAgtaaatttttataaatatttgtacttttTCGATCATAATTTCAGTAGTctttcaagtttcagctccttaCAAAGGAACTGTCTTAACCTTAATGCTGAAAATTCTAACTTTTGTATTGTGTTCTAAATTTTCTtgaattgtaggaatgttgACCCCACTTTGTTAATGCATGACTTCACATATGCATCACATCTCTTGTTTGACGGTGATACTTGTCGAGGTATGTAAAAGGTTCCATTTCTTTTGCAGATTCTCCATTAAGTGTATTTTGACTGTTTTGCTCTGGGTCGCATTTCAGGATATTACAGTATATGTCTTTTCCTGAATGACCGTTGTTCATAAGGTAATAGAATTAATCATCTGTGAGGTCTGAATCGTCCGGTTTTACCTAAGTTATTCACTGTACTCCATGTGTAGTGAACGGGGACACaagtggggataatcgaatgtatttgaatacaaatacagaacatcttagtaaaatcagaCAACcaaacagtaaatacttaatttgcaaaatgtcaatcaatcgtcttaggtttcattgtttttttttgtttcaaagCCAATCATgatttgttctcgttctcttttctttgatcttcttaaccttctgctcccaggtatttcactttcgaatgatgatatatactacttatatctgtcgacattagtAACAAACACCACACTCGTACCCTCCTTAAAACAGTCGTTCTTGAGGTAGTTCTACTAGCCATATCACTTTCTTCTTTTCTACAGTCTGTGCTGCGCTCCTCTTCAAAATGTGTTGTCTGCGACGCGTTGACCTTTGTAGATTCGTTGATCTGCCGGGCTATCAAAATCCGACGTTCACTCAGCACCCGTGACGTTCAACACATTCTTCCCATAAAATATgaacgtcttcatgatccagtcaacAGATAGGTAAAAGAGCAAATGTGAGTGTAAGTAACCTTCTCTGACTTCgcttaaatcacaagcttttgTCATctactatttttttttaaaattgccAAGTTCTTATTTTATACAACTTTTAAGTTAACTATTGAACTATATTCTAACtacaaaacaacaacaccatttaaCAGTTATAGTAATGTTTTACTCATTTTACAAACATATGTCATGGAAATGGATGAATGTAAGTTACTATATCCAAACCGATTACTTGTTcagaattaaaatgaaacaCTTAAATAAAACTCCTTAGTTttcaattttttgttttgtttttccatCTACTAAATCTTAGATAAAACTTTCATATTACATGTTACGAAATCAAAACTTCTTAGTTGtcaatatatttcattaaatgatGCTAATTATAAAACCATATACATTAGCTAATTCATTGTTTCTtcatattcttttattttttcttataATTGAATAgttgtgttttatttttatcaatccACAAAAAAACATTCTAGATCTCGCCAATATTCATTTATCCTGTTGTATCCATTGTTATTTTCTCAGTTTCATTTCGAATAAATTACTTGATGAATGTGTTTTCCTTAATTGAATAAATGTAAACAGAAtgagaattaaataaattttcatcattGGTTAATAGGGaattataaaaaagaaaataaatataaatacgcCTACTTCATTTTTAGAGTAAACTATAGTTAAGCAATAACACCCACTATTATGTTTTATTGGTtcattataatgaataataaatttaatataaataaaatgaaagtttAATGAATAAGTAAAGTACATGACAGTATAACTCAGATTGAGCCAGTTACTTTATACTTATGAATGGGTTATTTAGTTTTCATCACTTATTCTCGTTTAATAATCATGACAATTAcataattcaattaattatgTAATGAGTTTGTTTTCAAAAATGGATTAATCAATGCAAGACAATGGTATTTACTCATTACATATTAATACAAATAGTAAtcgtattattatcatcaataaaagTATCATTAATGGCATCATAGATGAGATAATAGTTCCAAATTACACAATGACAGATGATTACAAATTATGGAAAACTATATTACTTGGAGTTCTATTAACTATTGCTGCCTTGTTAACGATAACTGGAAATGTTCTAGTTTTTATAGCTTTTCTTCGTGAAAGATATATGCGTAAAAATTTAACTAATTGGTTTTTGGTTTCATTAGCTATAGCAGATTTATTAGTTGGAATTATTGTTATGCCATTTGCTATTTATCATACATTATATAATGCATATTGGCCATTTGGACGTGATTGGTGTGATATATGGCATGCATTTGATGTATTAAGTTCTACAGCATCAATATTGAATCTCTGTGCTATAGCATTGGAAAGATACTGGGCAACTGAGAATCCTATCACGCATACATCAATGAGAACACGACgtcattgtttattaatgctTACGTTTGTATGGATTTGTTCAGTACTTATATCATTTCCAGCAATTTTTTGGTGGAGAAATACACAGGATTATGATATTAGCTCTTTGAAAGTATGCCAATTTACATCGGACAGTATTTACTTATTTGTCTCATCATGTGTGTCATTTTATATCCCATTAGTGGTTATGTTAGTTGTTTATGCACGCATTTATCGAACTGCTACTAATTTGATGAAAAGTTTTAAAACTGGTGAAAAAATTGTTTACTCAAATCCAAAGCAACAATCATCATCAACTCTGAATTTTCAAGCAACTAATGtgtcaaatgaaaaaaaacaaaaacactgGCTGAAACACTATCACAGTAAAATAAAAACACAGAATTTCATTACACCACAAATTGGAGATAGAATGATACTACGTGTTCATCGTGGAGGAAATGCTACTAACAAATACAGTAATAGAAGTAATAATACATTTAAAACAACCAAATTGAAGACACATCCTAAACCTCATCGTTCACCTTTCAATTATTTTGATAAGGGTATAATAAAACGAAAAAAGATGAATGATTTAACAAATCTCAAAAGTTCACTTTGTTTAAATAAGCATAATATTAACACAATGTCAAATATCAATACAAGAAGTAACATCACTTCTAAAAGTTGTGTTTTGAGTAATTCTATAATTTCTTCAGTAAGTAAATTTGATAATTGTCAGTTAAGATCTGATAAAAATCATTGGAATCATACAAATTCTTTAATGCAAATTCGAATTCATTCTCAAATTCTTACTGACAgttttaataatcataataagttaacaaataaTCCATTACAAGATCAAACTAATTTTAAACGTTCATATTCATTCAGCATCCTTAGTTGTTTATCTCATTCACAAGATAGTCAAAGATTAAAAAAATCTCAATACCTGAAATCACAAATATTACCATTTCAATCATCGATATACACGAAGAATCCACGAGCGTTACAATTTAAACAATCGAATAGTACAACATGTCAATATGAACAAAATCAGTTCACTGATTAtcaatctaataataatatagataaAAAGTATTCAAAAAATCATTCTGGTGTATCAAGTGACAAGTGTAAACATCCAGTTGCTAGACTTAGTATGAATcaacaaaatatcaacaatattTCAC comes from Schistosoma haematobium chromosome 3, whole genome shotgun sequence and encodes:
- the GPRDOP2 gene encoding adrenoceptor alpha (EggNog:ENOG410V9ZA~COG:T) is translated as MQDNGIYSLHINTNSNRIIIINKSIINGIIDEIIVPNYTMTDDYKLWKTILLGVLLTIAALLTITGNVLVFIAFLRERYMRKNLTNWFLVSLAIADLLVGIIVMPFAIYHTLYNAYWPFGRDWCDIWHAFDVLSSTASILNLCAIALERYWATENPITHTSMRTRRHCLLMLTFVWICSVLISFPAIFWWRNTQDYDISSLKVCQFTSDSIYLFVSSCVSFYIPLVVMLVVYARIYRTATNLMKSFKTGEKIVYSNPKQQSSSTLNFQATNVSNEKKQKHWLKHYHSKIKTQNFITPQIGDRMILRVHRGGNATNKYSNRSNNTFKTTKLKTHPKPHRSPFNYFDKGIIKRKKMNDLTNLKSSLCLNKHNINTMSNINTRSNITSKSCVLSNSIISSVSKFDNCQLRSDKNHWNHTNSLMQIRIHSQILTDSFNNHNKLTNNPLQDQTNFKRSYSFSILSCLSHSQDSQRLKKSQYLKSQILPFQSSIYTKNPRALQFKQSNSTTCQYEQNQFTDYQSNNNIDKKYSKNHSGVSSDKCKHPVARLSMNQQNINNISLMNYTTANFTLVNVNTTTMTSNSVDDTNQIEINSLSKTKCWINQLREFARKKCVCKFAREQKAAKTLGIIMGLFIICWLPFFVCNILIAFNPYSLNQNNVFKQVHILVTWLGYINSCINPIIYAHSMHEFRRAFKRLLCFHWWYRKKIQLRKSTSFKSRCLSHRITSHHHHNHSHHHRHHHHHHHHHYRHHQHDQHQSDDHLCKYKFETIYETHQPTPKYPSITDYQLTNCHLLHQDHENSYLSYSILVPNLSDSICS